A section of the Lepus europaeus isolate LE1 chromosome 19, mLepTim1.pri, whole genome shotgun sequence genome encodes:
- the FCGBP gene encoding LOW QUALITY PROTEIN: IgGFc-binding protein (The sequence of the model RefSeq protein was modified relative to this genomic sequence to represent the inferred CDS: deleted 1 base in 1 codon) has protein sequence MGSLRSWWTLWAGATLLWGWTQEAAVEPRNPGGQEFLTAFLQNYQPEYSAASLHLLVSSLSESPALVSVLSQADETSQTVTVKPGESVVVNISAAAEMTGSNIFRHAVVVRSDHRVAVQALSAKPSTAELTLLRPVSALGTEYFVLTPPGTSANSLREFAVVAGAAGASVSITLKGAVTFRDKIYPAGDVLDVTLQPYEVAQVQGEVDLSGSKVTASSPVAVLSGHSCAQKHTNCNHVVEQLLPTSAWGTQYVVPPLASQSRYDLGVAQTKAVSGLTMDGDTLKATLPWVAVPGSEFSYAEVDLGTANRIHTVNANTDIGLLTFGLGQAVGYGTAASCGQSLVSSEEPSCEGVTCAAGGQCQVVDGKAVCVAESTAVCRAQGDPHYTTFDGRRYDMMGTCSYTMAELCGSDENLPAFSVEAKNEHRGSLLVSYVGLVTVRAYNHAVTLARGEAGFARIDNQRSGLPASLNKDRLRVYQSGTRAVVELDFGLVVTYDWDAQLTVSLPAKFRDQVCGLCGNYNGDSADDFLTPDWEQALDALEFANSWKLDDGDPLCDDGCQGNCPSCTAAQTEQYKGDHLCGMLTLAEGPFASCHEVLDPQSFLEDCVYDLCVTGGERLSLCRLLSTYAQACQELGVSVTDWRSSASCPLSCPANSRYELCGPACPATCNSVAAPSNCSERPCVEGCVCLSGFVASGGACIPESSCGCTFEGRLLAPGQEVWADTLCRQRCTCDGTTHQVSCQDTQGCPDGERCRVENDLLGCYPDSFGSCQASGDPHYVSFDGRRFDFMGTCTYLLTGSCGQNTALPSFSVLVENEHRGSQTVSYTRAVQLNVYGVEVAVSRKYPAQVLVDGVLKNLPFQAADGRVQLFRQGNSAVMRTDFGLTVTYNWDAQVTVKVPSSYAKALCGLCGNFNGDPSDDLALRDGNQAANALDFGNSWQEATSAGCGASEAGDCPTLDSQVAQQLQSKKECGILADPEGPFRDCHKKLDPQGAVRDCVYDLCLLPGQSELLCDALATYAAACQAAGATVEPWRSEELCGAQDTRKSVGVFGVHVTFERLILSGPSSIFLGAENWKEFFAHNEPCGADSVLFPLYKMKKCPEMVTRSCPEHSHYESCARGCPLSCGDLPVSGGCGSECYESCVCDEGFVLSGESCVPLASCGCVYQGSYYQPGQTFRPGPGCDSLCHCQEGGLVSCEDSSCGPQEECQLSGGVLGCVVVGSATCQASGDPHYVTFDGRRFDFMGTCVYVLAQTCGTPPGRPQFTVLQENEAWGNGQVSVTKAITVLVGNHTIHLEQSQQKVAVDGVDLKLPVELDEGEIRIYQHGSDVVIETDFGLRVVYDLMYYVRVTVPGNYYQQMCGLCGDYNGKAEDDFQKPNGSQAANPNDFGNSWEEATPGSPCQPPPECDSDEDCKCTPELEEQYKKEEFCGLLTSSTGPLSSCHELLDPQNALLDCVFDLCLGGGNQSILCGHIHAYVSACQAAGGQVQPWRSEKFCPMECPSHSHYELCADTCSLGCSALSGSVQCPDGCAEGCQCDSDFYYNGEACVPIQQCGCYHNGVYYEPEQTVLTDNCQQQCVCHSGTGVTCQEHSCKPGQVCEPSGGVLSCVSKDPCQGVTCRPQETCKEQDGQGVCVPNYNATCWLWGDPHYNTFDGRAFDFQGTCNYILVQVGCPGADAEGLTPFTITTKNENRGNPTVSFVKEVTVSVLGTNISIHKGETGKVRVDGVLTTLPASVAGGRIYVYHGVWKAVLVTDFGLQVTYDWDNRVEVILPSSYHGAVCGLCGNLDGDPNNDQVFPNGTAAPSIPAWGSSWRAPGWDPLCWDECQGSCPTCPEDMLEKYQGPGFCGPLVPGTESPFADCHSHVSPDSYFQGCVLDVCLSGGAQDILCQALASYAAACQAAGVAIQDWREQAGCGVSCPENSHYELCGSPCPASCPAPESAKTSALCEGSCVEGCQCDTGFVLSAGRCVSLESGCGCWANGTYYETGSEFWTDATCSQRCSCGAEGGSLLCTPASCAKGEACALLSSGQYGCQPVSTAECQAWGDPHYVTLDGHRFDFQGTCEYLLSAPCAAPPAGAENFTVTVVNEHRGSQAVSYTRSVTLYIYDHRLTLSASWPRQLQVDGEFVTLPFQLDSRLNAYVSGADVVVTTAAGISLSFDGDSFVRLRVPAAYAGALCGLCGDYNENSADDLAAVDGKPEGWQVGGEPGCEKCEPEPCPEPCTPEEQEPFGGPDACGVIMFRKGPLGPCHCIVPPEQYFQACLLDACQAQGHPGGFCPAVAAYVAACQAAGADIGEWRQPDFCSIQCPANSHYELCGNSCPVSCPSLSAPEGCEPTCREGCYCDAGYVLSGDTCVPLGQCGCLHEGRYYPLGAAFYPGPECERRCECGPGGQVSCKEGAACGPYEECRLEDGVQACHPKGCGRCLANGGIHYLTLDGRVYDLHGSCSYILAQVCDPQPGDEDFTIVLEKNAAGEPQRVLVTVAGQVVGLARGLEVTIDGEVVDLPVAVGHVRVTAEGRNLILQTTEGLRLLFDGDAHILISIPSPFRGRLCGLCGNFNGNWSDDFQLPDGSVAPSVEDFGAAWRAPGSPQDCTEGCGAQGCPVCLAEETAPYESSELCGQLHDPSGPWAACHEVLSPSEYFRQCVYDLCAHKGDRAFLCRSLAAYTADCQAAGAAVKPWRTDSLCPLQCPGNSHYSICTYSCQGSCAALSGLTGCTSRCFEGCECDDRFLLSQGVCVPSQECGCTHNGRYLPVNSSLLSSDCSERCYCSPDADLQCYEASCQAGSVCEVQNGDRVCQASDAQCTLFAGSNLTTFDGALSAFNSSGVYELSFRCPGLQTPWYRVVAAIQSCAGKAETVGQLHVFFEDGIVTVTPGGGVWVNGRQVDLPADVLTSVSVTRNSDNSLLVHQKDGLWVWLGADGQLTVTADSTRAGQLCGACGNFDGDPTNDKSVTESWTAPDLSPCED, from the exons ATGGGTTCCCTGAGAAGCTGGTGGACGCTGTGGGCCGGAGCCACCCTCCTGTGGG GGTGgacccaggaggcagctgtggaGCCCAGGAATCCTGGGGGGCAGGAATTCCTCACGGCCTTCCTGCAGAATTACCAGCCCGAGTACAGCGCCGCCTCCCTCCACCTGCTCGTGTCCAGCCTATCGGAGAGTCCGGCCTTGGTCTCCGTGCTCAGCCAGGCCGACGAAACCTCGCAGACGGTCACAGTAAAGCCGGGGGAGTCAGTCGTGGTCAACATCAGTGCCGCGGCTGAGATGACCGGCAGCAACATCTTCCGGCATGCGGTTGTGGTCCGCTCCGACCACCGCGTCGCCGTGCAGGCCCTCAGTGCCAAGCCCAGCACGGCGGAGCTGACCCTGCTGCGGCCGGTCAGCGCCCTGGGCACTGAGTACTTCGTGCTCACACCCCCGGGTACCTCAGCCAACAGCCTCAGGGAGTTTGCTGTGGTGGCTGGCGCAGCAGGTGCCTCGGTCAGTATCACCCTGAAGGGGGCAGTGACGTTCCGGGACAAGATCTACCCAGCAGGCGATGTGCTGGACGTGACCCTGCAGCCCTATGAGGTGGCTCAGGTACAGGGCGAAGTTGATCTCTCGGGATCAAAGGTCACAGCCAGTAGCCCTGTGGCTGTCCTCTCGGGCCACAGCTGTGCCCAGAAACACACAAACTGCAACCACGTGGTGGAGCAGCTGCTGCCCACGTCCGCGTGGGGCACCCAGTATGTGGTGCCCCCACTGGCCTCCCAGAGCCGCTACGATCTGG GGGTGGCACAGACAAAGGCGGTCAGCGGGCTGACCATGGATGGAGACACGCTGAAGGCCACGCTCCCCTGGGTGGCTGTGCCAGGCAGTGAGTTCTCATATGCTGAAGTGGACCTTGGCACAGCTAACAGGATTCACACAGTCAACGCCAACACCGACATCGGGCTGCTCACgttcgggctgggccaggctgtgggctACGGGACAGCAGCTTCCTGCGGCCAAA GCCTGGTGTCCTCGGAGGAGCCCTCCTGTGAAGGCGTGACATGCGCGGCAGGGGGGCAATGCCAGGTGGTGGACGGGAAGGCCGTGTGCGTGGCAGAGTCCACGGCCGTGTGCCGCGCCCAGGGCGACCCCCACTACACCACCTTCGACGGCCGGCGCTATGACATGATGGGCACCTGCTCCTACACAATGGCTGAGCTGTGTGGCTCGGACGAGAACCTACCTGCCTTCAGCGTGGAGGCCAAGAACGAGCACCGGGGcagcctcctggtctcctacgtgggcttGGTCACCGTGCGCGCCTACAACCACGCCGTGACACTGGCCCGTGGGGAGGCCGGCTTTGCTCGG ATCGACAACCAGCGCTCAGGCCTGCCAGCCTCCCTGAACAAGGACCGCCTGCGGGTGTATCAGAGCGGGACCCGGGCCGTGGTGGAGCTGGACTTCGGGCTGGTGGTCACCTACGACTGGGACGCTCAGCTGACCGTGAGCCTGCCCGCCAAATTCCGAGACCAGGTGTGCGGGCTGTGTGGCAACTACAATGGTGACTCCGCCGACGACTTCCTCACACCCGACTGGGAACAGGCCTTGGATGCCCTGGAGTTTGCCAACAGCTGGAAACTGGACGATGGGGATCCCCTGTGTGATGACGGCTGCCAGGGCAACTGTCCCTCCTGCACCGCAGCCCAGACCGAGCAGTACAAGGGCGACCATCTGTGTGGCATGCTGACCCTGGCTGAGGGCCCCTTCGCCTCCTGCCATGAGGTCCTGGACCCCCAGTCCTTCCTGGAGGATTGTGTGTATGACCTGTGTGTGACGGGCGGGGAGCGGCTCAGCCTGTGCCGCCTCCTCAGCACATACGCCCAGGCCTGCCAGGAGCTCGGCGTCTCTGTCACGGACTGGAGATCGTCAGCCAGCTGCC CCTTGTCCTGCCCTGCCAACAGCCGCTACGAGCTCTGTGGCCCCGCCTGCCCCGCCACCTGCAACTCAGTCGCAGCACCGTCTAACTGCTCTGAGCGTCCGTGCGTGGAGGGCTGCGTGTGCCTTTCGGGTTTCGTGGCCAGCGGCGGCGCCTGCATCCCTGAGTCGTCGTGCGGGTGCACCTTCGAGGGCCGCCTACTGGCGCCTGGCCAGGAGGTTTGGGCCGACACCCTATGCAGACAGCGCTGCACCTGCGATGGCACCACCCACCAGGTGAGCTGCCAAGACACGCAGGGCTGCCCGGACGGCGAGCGCTGCCGCGTGGAGAACGACCTCCTGGGATGCTACCCCGACAGCTTTGGCAGCTGCCAGGCCTCTGGGGACCCGCACTATGTGAGCTTTGATGGCCGGCGCTTCGACTTcatgggcacctgcacctacctGCTGACGGGCTCCTGTGGCCAGAACACGGCACTGCCCAGCTTCAGCGTGCTGGTGGAGAATGAGCACCGGGGCAGCCAGACCGTGAGCTACACACGTGCTGTACAGCTGAACGTCTATGGGGTGGAGGTGGCCGTGAGCCGGAAGTACCCTGCGCAAGTGCTG GTGGATGGCGTCCTGAAGAACCTGCCTTTCCAAGCAGCCGACGGGCGGGTGCAGCTGTTCCGCCAGGGCAACAGTGCTGTCATGCGCACGGACTTTGGTCTGACTGTCACCTACAACTGGGATGCCCAGGTGACCGTCAAGGTGCCTAGCAGCTACGCGAAGGCCCTGTGTGGACTCTGTGGGAACTTCAATGGGGACCCCAGCGACGACCTGGCTCTGCGCGATGGGAACCAGGCTGCCAATGCGCTGGACTTCGGGAACAGCTGGCAGGAGGCGACGAGTGCTGGCTGCGGGGCGAGTGAGGCTGGGGACTGTCCCACGCTAGACTCGCAGGTGGCCCAGCAGCTGCAGAGCAAGAAGGAGTGTGGGATCCTTGCTGACCCCGAAGGACCCTTCCGGGACTGTCACAAGAAGCTAGACCCCCAGGGTGCCGTGCGCGACTGTGTCTAtgacctctgcctgctgcccggcCAGTCTGAGCTACTGTGTGACGCTTTGGCCACATACGCTGCCGCATGCCAGGCTGCTGGGGCCACCGTGGAGCCCTGGAGGAGCGAGGAGCTTTGCG GAGCACAGGACACTAGAAAATCCGTGGGTGTTTTTGGTGTGCATGTGACTTTTGAGCGGCTGATTCTATCAGGCCCTTCTTCCATCTTTTtgggagcagagaactggaaggaATTTTTTGCCCATAATGAG CCCTGTGGGGCTGACTCTGTCCTGTTTCCATTGTACAAGATGAAGAAGTGCCCAGAGATGGTGA cacGGAGCTGCCCAGAGCACAGCCACTACGAGTCCTGTGCCCGCGGCTGCCCGCTGAGCTGCGGGGACCTCCCGGTGTCCGGGGGCTGTGGCTCGGAATGCTACGAGAGCTGCGTGTGTGACGAAGGCTTTGTGCTCAGCGGCGAGTCCTGCGTGCCCCTGGCCTCCTGCGGCTGCGTATACCAGGGCTCCTACTACCAGCCAGGCCAGACCTTCCGCCCTGGCCCCGGGTGCGACTCCCTGTGCCACTGCCAGGAGGGTGGCCTGGTGTCCTGTGAGGACTCCTCCTGCGGCCCGCAAGAGGAGTGCCAGCTGTCTGGTGGCGTCCTGGGCTGCGTGGTTGTGGGCTCTGCCACGTGCCAGGCATCCGGAGACCCCCATTATGTCACGTTCGATGGCCGCCGCTTCGACTTCATGGGCACCTGTGTGTACGTGCTGGCTCAGACCTGCGGGACCCCGCCCGGCCGGCCCCAGTTCACCGTCCTGCAGGAGAACGAGGCCTGGGGCAACGGACAGGTCAGCGTGACCAAAGCAATCACAGTCCTGGTGGGCAACCACACCATACATCTGGAGCAGAGTCAGCAGAAGGTCGCG gtggacgGCGTGGACCTCAAGCTACCGGTGGAGCTGGACGAGGGCGAGATCCGCATCTACCAGCACGGCTCGGACGTGGTGATCGAGACCGACTTCGGCCTGCGCGTGGTCTACGACCTCATGTACTACGTGCGGGTCACCGTCCCGGGCAACTACTACCAGCAGATGTGTGGCCTCTGTGGCGACTACAACGGCAAGGCCGAGGACGACTTCCAGAAGCCCAACGGCTCTCAGGCAGCCAACCCCAACGACTTCGGCAACTCCTGGGAAGAGGCCACGCCGGGCTCGCCCTGCCAGCCGCCCCCTGAGTGCGACTCGGATGAAGATTGCAAGTGCACCCCCGAGCTGGAGGAGCAGTACAAGAAGGAGGAgttctgtgggctgctcaccagCTCCACGGGCCCGCTGTCCTCCTGCCACGAGCTGCTGGATCCCCAGAACGCCTTACTAGACTGTGTCTTCGACCTCTGCCTGGGTGGTGGGAACCAGAGCATCTTGTGCGGCCACATCCACGCCTACGTGAGCGCCTGCCAGGCAGCTGGAGGCCAGGTTCAGCCCTGGAGGAGTGAAAAGTTCTGTC CGATGGAGTGCCCCTCGCACAGCCACTATGAGCTGTGCGCAGacacctgctccctgggctgcTCGGCTCTCAGCGGCTCTGTGCAGTGCCCGGATGGCTGTGCTGAGGGCTGTCAGTGTGACTCGGACTTCTACTACAACGGTGAAGCCTGCGTGCCCATCCAGCAGTGTGGCTGCTACCACAACGGTGTCTACTACGAG CCAGAGCAGACGGTACTGACTGACAACTGCCAGCAGCAGTGCGTGTGCCACTCAGGCACAGGTGTGACGTGTCAGGAGCACAGCTGCAAGCCGGGGCAGGTGTGCGAGCCCTCGGGAGGCGTCCTGAGCTGCGTCTCCAAAG ACCCGTGCCAAGGTGTCACGTGCCGGCCCCAGGAGACCTGCAAGGAGCAGGATGGCCAGGGCGTGTGTGTGCCCAACTACAACGCCACGTGCTGGCTGTGGGGTGACCCACACTACAACACCTTCGACGGCCGGGCCTTTGACTTCCAAGGCACCTGCAACTACATTCTGGTGCAAGTTGGCTGCCCAGGGGCAGACGCTGAGGGCCTGACACCCTTTACCATCACCACCAAGAATGAGAACCGGGGTAACCCCACTGTGTCCTTTGTGAAGGAGGTCACCGTGTCTGTCTTGGGCACCAACATCTCCATCCACAAGGGCGAGACGGGCAAAGTCAGG GTGGACGGCGTGCTGACGACGCTGCCTGCCTCCGTGGCCGGTGGGCGGATTTACGTGTACCATGGCGTGTGGAAGGCTGTGCTGGTGACAGACTTCGGGCTGCAGGTTACCTATGACTGGGACAATCGCGTGGAGGTGATCCTGCCCAGCAGCTATCACGGCGCTGTCTGTGGGCTCTGCGGAAACCTGGACGGTGACCCCAACAACGACCAAGTCTTTCCCAACGGCACAGCCGCTCCCTCCATACCCGCTTGGGGCAGCAGCTGGCGGGCCCCAGGCTGGGACCCGCTATGCTGGGATGAGTGCCAGGGCTCCTGCCCGACGTGTCCTGAGGACATGTTGGAGAAGTAccagggccctggcttctgcGGCCCCCTGGTCCCCGGGACCGAGAGCCCCTTCGCCGACTGCCACTCCCATGTGTCCCCCGACAGCTACTTCCAGGGCTGTGTCCTGGACGTGTGCCTGAGTGGTGGGGCTCAGGACATACTTTGCCAGGCACTGGCTAGCTATGCGGCTGCCTGCCAGGCCGCCGGCGTCGCCATCCAGGACTGGAGGGAGCAGGCCGGCTGTG GGGTCTCCTGCCCCGAAAACAGCCACTACGAGCTCTGTGGCTCACCCTGCCCAGCCAGCTGCCCGGCCCCTGAGTCCGCCAAGACCTCGGCCCTCTGTGAGGGTTCCTGCGTGGAGGGCTGCCAGTGCGACACTGGCTTCGTGTTGAGCGCTGGGCGCTGCGTGTCCCTGGAGAGCGGCTGCGGCTGCTGGGCTAACGGCACCTACTACGAGACCGGCAGCGAGTTCTGGACGGACGCCACATGCTCCCAGCGGTGCAGCTGTGGGGCTGAGGGCGGCTCGCTCCTCTGCACGCCTGCCAGCTGCGCCAAGGGCGAGGCATGCGCCCTGCTGTCCTCGGGCCAGTACGGCTGCCAACCAGTGAGCACCGCGGAGTGCCAGGCCTGGGGCGACCCCCATTACGTCACCCTGGACGGGCACCGATTCGACTTCCAAGGCACCTGCGAGTACCTGCTGAGTGCGCCCTGCGCTGCGCCGCCGGCCGGGGCTGAAAACTTCACCGTCACCGTCGTCAACGAGCACCGGGGCAGCCAGGCTGTCAGCTACACCCGCAGCGTCACCCTGTATATCTACGACCACCGCCTGACCCTCAGCGCCAGCTGGCCTCGGCAGCTACAG GTGGACGGCGAGTTCGTGACGCTGCCCTTCCAGCTGGACTCGCGCCTGAACGCGTACGTGAGCGGCGCCGACGTGGTGGTGACCACGGCCGCCGGGATCTCGCTCAGTTTCGACGGGGACAGCTTCGTGCGCCTCCGTGTGCCGGCGGCCTACGCGGGCGCCCTCTGCGGCCTGTGCGGGGACTACAACGAGAACTCGGCCGACGACCTGGCCGCGGTGGACGGGAAGCCCGAGGGCTGGCAGGTGGGCGGTGAGCCGGGCTGCGAAAAGTGCGAGCCCGAGCCATGCCCGGAGCCGTGCACGCCCGAGGAGCAGGAGCCCTTCGGCGGCCCCGACGCCTGCGGCGTGATCATGTTCCGCAAAGGCccgctggggccctgccactgcaTCGTGCCGCCGGAGCAGTACTTCCAGGCCTGCCTGCTGGACgcctgccaggcccagggccaTCCGGGAGGCTTCTGCCCTGCGGTGGCCGCCTATGTGGCCGCCTGCCAGGCCGCCGGGGCCGATATTGGCGAATGGAGGCAGCCGGACTTCTGTT CCATCCAGTGTCCAGCCAACAGCCACTACGAGCTCTGCGGCAACTCCTGCCCTGTGAGCTGTCCCAGCCTCTCGGCGCCTGAAGGCTGTGAGCCAACCTGCCGCGAAGGCTGCTACTGCGACGCCGGCTACGTGCTCAGCGGTGACACATGTGTCCCCCTGGGCCAGTGCGGCTGCCTCCACGAGGGCCGCTACTACCCACTGGGCGCAGCCTTCTACCCGGGGCCTGAGTGCGAGCGACGCTGTGAGTGCGGCCCAGGGGGCCAAGTCAGCTGCAAGGAGGGCGCGGCCTGCGGGCCTTATGAGGAGTGCCGGCTGGAGGATGGCGTCCAGGCCTGTCACCCCAAAGGCTGTGGCCGCTGCCTGGCCAATGGAGGCATCCACTACCTCACCCTGGACGGACGCGTCTACGACCTGCATGGCTCCTGCTCCTACATCTTGGCCCAGGTCTGCGACCCGCAGCCCGGGGATGAGGACTTCACCATCGTCCTGGAGAAGAACGCGGCTGGAGAGCCGCAGCGCGTGCTGGTTACCGTGGCTGGCCAGGTCGTGGGCCTGGCCCGGGGACTGGAG GTCACCATCGATGGTGAGGTGGTGGACCTGCCCGTGGCCGTGGGCCACGTGCGGGTGACCGCCGAGGGCCGAAACCTGATCCTGCAGACAACCGAGGGGCTGCGGCTTCTCTTTGACGGCGACGCCCACATCCTCATCTCCATCCCCAGCCCCTTCCGCGGTCGGCTCTGCGGCCTGTGTGGCAACTTCAACGGCAACTGGAGCGACGACTTCCAGCTGCCCGACGGCTCGGTGGCCCCCAGCGTGGAGGACTTCGGGGCAGCGTGGCGGGCACCCGGCTCCCCTCAGGACTGCACCGAGGGCTGTGGGGCCCAAGGCTGCCCCGTGTGCCTGGCGGAGGAGACGGCGCCCTACGAGAGCAGCGAGCTCTGCGGGCAGCTGCACGACCCCAGCGGCCCCTGGGCCGCCTGCCACGAGGTGCTGAGTCCCTCCGAGTACTTCCGCCAGTGCGTGTATGACCTGTGCGCCCATAAGGGCGACCGGGCCTTCCTCTGCCGCAGCCTGGCCGCCTACACAGCCGACTGCCAGGCGGCCGGCGCAGCCGTGAAGCCCTGGAGGACAGACAGCCTCTGCC CACTGCAGTGCCCGGGTAACAGCCACTACTCCATCTGCACCTACTCCTGCCAGGGCTCCTGCGCAGCGCTCTCTGGCCTCACGGGCTGCACCAGCCGCTGCTTCGAGGGCTGTGAGTGTGACGACCGtttcctgctctcccagggcgTCTGCGTCCCTTCCCAGGAGTGTGGCTGCACCCACAATGGCCGGTACTTGCCT GTGAACTCCTCCCTCCTGTCCTCAGACTGCAGCGAACGCTGCTACTGTTCCCCAGACGCAGACCTGCAGTGCTATGAGGCCAGCTGCCAGGCGGGCAGCGTCTGTGAGGTCCAGAACGGGGACCGGGTCTGCCAGGCCTCCGACGCCCAGTGTACCCTCTTCGCGGGCTCCAACCTCACCACCTTTGATGGGGCCCTCAGTGCCTTCAACTCCTCTGGTGTCTACGAGCTCTCCTTCCGTTGCCCCGGACTACAGACCCCCTGGTATCGTGTGGTGGCTGCCATCCAGTCCTGTGCTGGCAAAGCTGAGACCGTGGGCCAGCTCCACGTCTTCTTCGAGGATGGGATAGTCACTGTGACCCCAGGCGGGGGCGTATGG